The Heyndrickxia vini genome contains a region encoding:
- a CDS encoding nucleotidyltransferase family protein, translated as MVKNESDIIRIIQEDAWMMDILHAAKTLELPDWWVCAGFVRSKIWDTLHGFSERTPMADVDVIYFDPSNADERVEKVLEVRLRGILPNVPWSVKNEVRMHLVNNIPPYTSSVDAISKFPETATSLGVKLNEHDEAILTAPNGIEDVLAMVVKPTPYFSENEKRKKVFETRVRKKNWGAVWNKVNLSQLCGGKK; from the coding sequence ATGGTAAAAAACGAGTCAGATATTATCCGTATTATTCAAGAAGACGCATGGATGATGGACATTTTGCATGCCGCTAAAACATTGGAACTACCTGATTGGTGGGTGTGTGCCGGGTTTGTTCGATCAAAAATTTGGGACACGCTTCATGGATTTTCGGAACGAACACCGATGGCTGATGTGGACGTGATTTACTTTGATCCTTCGAATGCGGATGAACGTGTGGAAAAGGTGCTGGAAGTCAGACTTAGGGGCATCCTTCCGAATGTGCCGTGGTCAGTGAAAAACGAGGTGAGAATGCATCTCGTAAATAATATCCCACCGTATACTTCATCCGTTGATGCAATATCAAAGTTTCCAGAAACAGCCACCTCTCTAGGCGTCAAACTGAATGAGCACGATGAGGCCATTTTAACAGCCCCTAATGGAATTGAGGATGTACTTGCGATGGTCGTGAAACCAACCCCATATTTTTCCGAAAACGAGAAGAGAAAGAAAGTTTTTGAGACACGCGTCAGAAAGAAGAATTGGGGTGCGGTTTGGAATAAGGTAAATCTCAGTCAATTATGTGGGGGAAAAAAATGA
- a CDS encoding VOC family protein → MGFHQPPHIFVEQVDLKVSDLERSLQFYQEIIGFQILKQADKKVLLTADGKTPLLSIEQPEDIIPKQARTTGLYHFALLLPSRSDLAAVLQHLLQTGYPLQGASDHLVSEALYLADPDGNGIEIYSDRNSATWEWKNGQVTMTTEALNVRDLLAEGRGKQWVGLPEGTLMGHIHLHVSELQRTEEFYCKGLGFDVVTRYGGQALFISTGGYHHHIGLNTWAGVGAPQPAENSVGLKWFTLMLPSEDARKKVIEQLLGIGALVEEKDGVYFTEDPSGNRIKLMV, encoded by the coding sequence ATGGGATTCCATCAACCACCCCATATATTTGTCGAACAAGTCGATTTAAAAGTTTCCGATTTGGAACGTTCATTACAATTTTATCAAGAGATTATTGGCTTTCAAATTTTAAAGCAAGCAGATAAAAAAGTGTTATTAACAGCGGATGGAAAAACACCGCTGCTATCGATTGAGCAACCGGAAGATATTATTCCGAAACAAGCGAGAACAACGGGGCTCTATCATTTTGCGCTTCTATTACCCAGTCGTTCTGATTTAGCTGCCGTTTTACAGCATTTACTCCAAACGGGCTATCCGTTACAAGGAGCATCTGACCATCTTGTCAGTGAGGCGCTTTATTTAGCGGATCCAGATGGGAACGGAATTGAAATTTATTCTGATCGGAATTCGGCAACATGGGAATGGAAAAATGGCCAGGTAACAATGACAACGGAAGCATTAAATGTCCGTGATTTGCTTGCTGAAGGAAGAGGAAAGCAGTGGGTTGGACTTCCAGAGGGAACATTGATGGGGCATATTCATTTGCATGTGTCCGAATTGCAAAGAACGGAGGAGTTCTATTGCAAAGGTCTTGGCTTTGATGTAGTCACGAGATATGGAGGGCAAGCGCTCTTTATTTCAACGGGTGGCTATCACCATCATATCGGATTAAACACGTGGGCAGGAGTTGGCGCACCTCAACCGGCAGAAAATAGTGTGGGATTAAAGTGGTTCACCCTTATGTTACCAAGTGAAGATGCAAGAAAAAAAGTAATCGAGCAGCTTCTTGGAATAGGTGCCTTAGTGGAAGAGAAAGATGGAGTTTACTTTACAGAGGACCCTTCGGGGAATCGGATAAAATTAATGGTTTAA
- a CDS encoding kanamycin nucleotidyltransferase C-terminal domain-containing protein, protein MLTFPVPTTREEKLNMMNEIKDRLLSKHRTNILAIGVYGSIGQEKDGPYSDIEMHVVLEDGTQVEGHEFIYDKFKIEIGMAQKKDIFKEAAEVDESWPIKAGAFVHITPLYDPTNLFEELKKMPFQASDSVFKEVMREFMIWEPYETVGKLRNNYNVGNFDYLTLGVKDLVWETAKLIGLANRKFFTTRARTFEETLLMESRPSGYDELVRKVMAGTLDDKEHIYQMCEKLWTGLNEWFAELGIEYKLQELPF, encoded by the coding sequence ATGCTTACTTTCCCAGTACCAACAACAAGAGAAGAAAAGCTCAACATGATGAATGAGATAAAAGATCGATTACTCTCGAAACATAGAACCAATATATTAGCTATTGGTGTATACGGTTCTATCGGACAAGAAAAGGATGGACCGTATTCAGATATTGAAATGCATGTCGTATTGGAAGACGGAACCCAAGTAGAAGGTCATGAGTTTATCTATGATAAGTTTAAAATTGAAATCGGTATGGCTCAAAAAAAGGATATTTTTAAAGAAGCTGCAGAAGTAGATGAATCTTGGCCGATTAAAGCAGGAGCTTTCGTACATATTACTCCTTTATATGATCCAACCAATCTTTTTGAAGAATTGAAAAAGATGCCCTTTCAAGCTTCTGATTCTGTTTTTAAAGAAGTGATGAGGGAATTTATGATTTGGGAACCATATGAGACAGTTGGTAAACTAAGGAACAACTATAATGTCGGGAATTTTGATTATCTCACATTAGGTGTCAAAGATTTAGTTTGGGAAACGGCGAAACTCATTGGTCTTGCGAATAGGAAGTTTTTCACAACAAGAGCGAGAACGTTTGAAGAAACTTTGTTAATGGAGTCCAGGCCTTCTGGCTATGATGAGCTAGTGCGAAAAGTGATGGCCGGAACGCTAGACGACAAGGAGCATATATATCAGATGTGTGAAAAATTGTGGACCGGTTTGAATGAATGGTTTGCGGAGTTAGGGATTGAGTACAAGCTGCAGGAATTGCCGTTTTAG
- a CDS encoding excalibur calcium-binding domain-containing protein, with amino-acid sequence MRKLFTIIVSLGLILAFSLSTTEMAEAKTKIIAYKNCKEMNKVYKGGVARSSSVKNKGGKTKYKPFVSKALYDKNKSRDRDKDLIACER; translated from the coding sequence ATGAGAAAACTATTCACAATTATTGTATCACTCGGTCTTATTCTCGCCTTTTCACTCAGCACAACAGAAATGGCAGAAGCAAAAACAAAAATCATTGCTTATAAAAATTGTAAAGAAATGAACAAAGTGTACAAAGGTGGAGTAGCTCGTTCATCATCCGTGAAAAATAAAGGAGGAAAAACAAAGTACAAACCATTTGTTTCAAAGGCGCTTTATGATAAAAACAAAAGCAGAGATCGTGACAAAGATTTAATTGCATGCGAACGATAA
- a CDS encoding TerC family protein: MFFINLVCDIDNMLILGAILRRHSYLNMTIPVAIVLTFMRTVYVILINEGLSGIPLFQLITGIILLFISYKVVTVSISGEDLLPRTHRAPNGKMKVLLLLMGTDFLISLDSVFVISGISQTIFPVATGIFGSLMISLLFMSVIIRLAKAFFWINIIAGGFIAQNAMIGMSKDPWLANWISQINQSFPNVSIVNIAANGAVILIVVIGVYSYIKHHRIIIDR; encoded by the coding sequence GTGTTTTTTATCAATTTAGTTTGTGATATAGATAATATGCTTATTTTGGGAGCGATCTTACGTAGGCATTCTTATTTGAATATGACGATTCCCGTTGCGATTGTTTTGACTTTCATGCGAACGGTTTACGTTATTTTAATTAATGAAGGGCTTTCGGGTATCCCGCTATTTCAATTGATTACAGGAATCATTTTGCTTTTTATCTCCTATAAAGTGGTCACTGTGTCCATTTCAGGGGAGGATTTACTTCCACGTACGCATCGTGCTCCGAATGGAAAAATGAAGGTTTTATTGCTTCTTATGGGTACAGACTTTTTGATTAGTTTAGATAGTGTATTTGTGATTTCGGGAATTTCGCAAACAATTTTCCCGGTGGCTACGGGCATTTTTGGCAGCCTTATGATTTCGTTGCTTTTTATGTCAGTCATTATTAGGCTGGCGAAGGCATTTTTTTGGATCAATATTATTGCGGGTGGTTTTATTGCTCAGAATGCAATGATTGGAATGAGTAAGGATCCGTGGTTGGCAAATTGGATTAGCCAGATTAATCAGTCCTTTCCCAACGTCAGTATAGTTAACATTGCGGCCAATGGGGCAGTCATTCTGATTGTTGTGATCGGGGTATATTCGTATATTAAGCATCATCGTATTATTATTGATAGGTAG
- a CDS encoding nitroreductase family protein, with product MTNKNDFYAAIENRRSIYGISSEAVVSNERIQEVINHAVKHTPSSFNSQTARVVVLTGENHTKLWNITTETLRKIVPAENFGSTEDKMNAFGSGYGTVLFFEDNSVVEGLQKQFPLYAENFPIWSLQSSGMLQHVIWTSLELEGFGASLQHYNPLIDDEVKKEWNIPSEWKLLAQMPFGKPTAPAGEKEFAPLEDRVKFYN from the coding sequence ATGACGAATAAAAATGATTTTTATGCAGCAATTGAAAATAGACGTTCGATTTATGGAATCAGCAGTGAAGCGGTTGTTTCAAATGAAAGAATTCAAGAAGTGATTAATCATGCAGTGAAACATACACCATCATCATTTAACTCACAAACAGCAAGAGTAGTTGTGTTAACTGGTGAAAACCATACAAAATTATGGAACATCACAACAGAAACACTTAGAAAAATTGTTCCAGCTGAAAACTTTGGATCAACAGAAGACAAAATGAATGCTTTCGGCAGTGGTTACGGTACGGTATTATTCTTTGAAGATAACAGCGTAGTAGAAGGATTGCAAAAACAATTTCCATTATATGCCGAAAATTTCCCAATTTGGTCATTACAATCAAGCGGAATGCTTCAACATGTTATCTGGACATCTCTAGAGTTAGAAGGTTTCGGCGCATCATTACAACATTACAATCCATTAATTGATGATGAAGTGAAAAAAGAATGGAATATTCCAAGTGAATGGAAGCTTCTTGCTCAAATGCCATTCGGAAAACCAACAGCGCCAGCAGGCGAAAAAGAATTTGCTCCATTAGAAGATCGTGTGAAGTTTTATAACTAA
- a CDS encoding 2'-5' RNA ligase family protein: MYGIVAHFDQVTEEYIKTIWKELSELSISTYAEEVRDRRPHFTLASYNRLDEEAFIRKFAKFFESKFEVSVEMSSLGTFMKTGLLFLAPTPTIGLLTFHEIYHQTFAEFADLPDSMYHPKKWVPHCTLANRLSSENLNEALNYCSQRIEKIQARIAEVSIIKMINHSTVPIIHSCYLRRQVSYPSNRPAK; this comes from the coding sequence ATGTACGGGATTGTAGCACATTTTGATCAAGTGACAGAGGAATATATTAAAACAATATGGAAAGAACTTAGTGAATTATCGATTTCTACTTATGCGGAGGAGGTGCGAGATCGAAGGCCGCATTTTACGTTAGCTAGCTACAATAGGTTAGATGAGGAAGCGTTTATTCGAAAGTTTGCCAAGTTTTTTGAAAGCAAATTTGAAGTTTCGGTTGAAATGAGTTCATTAGGTACATTCATGAAAACTGGATTGCTATTTTTAGCACCAACGCCGACAATTGGATTACTGACATTTCATGAAATATATCATCAAACGTTTGCGGAATTCGCGGACCTTCCGGATTCAATGTATCATCCGAAGAAATGGGTGCCGCACTGCACATTAGCGAATCGTTTGAGTTCGGAAAATCTGAATGAAGCTTTGAACTATTGTTCACAGCGAATAGAAAAAATACAGGCAAGGATAGCAGAGGTTTCAATCATCAAAATGATCAATCATTCGACCGTTCCAATCATACACTCATGTTATTTACGCCGGCAAGTTAGTTATCCGAGTAACCGACCCGCTAAATAA
- a CDS encoding DinB family protein: MKKRHEVLFNQLESYRNEILNVLENVSKEEAEIIPKAFHNNIRWNLGHIYLDQYLWIRAVTKEKVNVPDSFQAWFGYGTSPADFSSETPTIEELKNLLKKQPTAIKEAYGDRLEEEFPPTDMGMHTIEQALIRTIFHEGMHLQTILDIKKCIL, encoded by the coding sequence ATGAAAAAACGTCATGAAGTGTTATTTAACCAATTAGAAAGCTATCGAAATGAAATACTTAACGTGCTGGAAAATGTTTCGAAGGAAGAAGCGGAAATAATCCCAAAGGCTTTTCACAACAATATACGTTGGAACCTTGGACATATCTATCTCGACCAATATTTATGGATTCGAGCGGTAACAAAGGAAAAAGTAAATGTTCCCGACTCGTTTCAAGCCTGGTTTGGCTATGGAACCTCTCCTGCTGACTTCAGCTCCGAGACACCAACAATTGAAGAGCTGAAGAATTTACTAAAAAAGCAACCAACGGCGATAAAAGAAGCTTATGGTGATCGACTTGAAGAGGAATTTCCTCCAACGGATATGGGAATGCACACGATTGAACAAGCATTAATTCGAACTATTTTTCATGAAGGTATGCATTTGCAAACAATTTTAGATATTAAAAAATGCATTTTGTAG